In Cucurbita pepo subsp. pepo cultivar mu-cu-16 chromosome LG10, ASM280686v2, whole genome shotgun sequence, the DNA window CATTGGAGCTCAATGTCCTTTGAAGTCTCCTCTGATGAGCAAGGTGGTTGGGAGCAACTGTACCAAAGTAAGTAACATATCTGCTCGTGCCGTAGAGGCAATATATTTTGCATAAACATATTCGACGATCGAATCTTCGAGATCGAACTCTGAGAGGCCCCTCTACAATCAGGCTATGTAGATGCTCAgcttctaattattttttttaattttttttgtgtttcaaaGCAAGAAAGGTGGGATAAGAAAGAGTGTCACGGCCTGATAAATCTGATCTGCATTGTTATGCAGGGGGCTCTTCAGTACCACTATGCAAATTACAGTACCTACTACTGAATGGCTCTTGACTTATTTGGGGTTAACAAAAGAAGACTGCTGCCTAGTTTTGTTTGTATctgaattaaaaaacaatgcTTGTTACTTTGAAACCTTCTCTAGTTTTTGGGACGTCGATTATCGAACGAAAAGAACGCTTGGCGCTTTGTTTTGATTGTAATGATACCCATTtgtcgttgttgttgttgtatcTCAGATTGTAATTTGTGTATTGTTTAGAATGAATGTTATAAGTTGCAGCAGCTATGCCAGTTTGTAGAAGTTTGAATGTTGCATATCAAATGTATGGTAGAGATCTGAATATATGGGGTAGTTGAGGACGCTTCAATCATTGAATGGGGAAGCGTTAGAACGactaattaagaaaatgattatgagtttataagtaaaaagtACATTACGAAATCAGGAACAAAGACATGAGAATTCATGTTTAAAGTAGATAATGCCGTATCATTGTGGAAGTTTGTGATTCTTAAAAGCTACACCTACCCAAGTCCATCCTCCTATGACAATGACTGCAACTAGATTCCATAGTGTTCGTACCAACAATGTTGAGCGCCCCGCTCAAATGGCTGCCTCGTTCGCTGGAGTCTTCTACAAGCCtccctccattttcttttgttcacatcgtttatttttcttgcatTAATCCCTTTTCACATTATTCCACTTCTTATTCATTTGATTTtccatgaatgaaaattaaattctaaagataattttgaaataataaaaaaagaaaaaaatttctctgtgcattaaatttgtgtttatcAGGTCCCaatcataataatattgtTATGGCATGATCGTAGAACATTTTTTCCATTACGCTTGtcgtctctctctctgtctctctgcATTAAAACCCACTACCGTCTCTTCATTTCAGCGTCGTCTTTCGCAAGATTTCTCagaaagaacagaagaaaagagaaatggtGAGCCTGGAACGGACTCCCACATGGGCAGTGGCGACAGTGTGTTTTTTGCTGATTCTGATATCCATTTGCACAGAGTATTTGCTTCACTTCCTTGTGAAACGGGTACCACTAGTATATTGTTCATTATTTATTCGATTTGGAAATGCATCTGAACTAACTCCGATATTTGATTTGTAGTTTTTGAGCATGAAGAGGAGAAAATCGCTTAGGCGGGCTCTGGACAATATCAAATCGGGTCAGATATTACAAAAATTGTATTCCGAATTAGCTCTCTGTACATATATAGTTTTGATTATGTGTGTGTGTTGCGTTTGAATGAATTTGTGTAGAGTTGATGCTTTTGGGATTCGTATCGTTGTTATTGACGGTGAGCGAGAAAGCAATTGCTAACATTTGCATCCCTAAGAGTtcgaataaaatatttcttcccTGCCCGACTACGAATTCGGCCACTTACTTCGTGGAAGAACCCAAGTGTGATTCACAGGTCCGCCACAGAATCATAGTTCATAAAACCATATGCAAGATCTTAGCTATTATCTTAACTCAATCGCTTCATTAGGCCAAAGCCTCGTTGATATCTAGAGACGGTGCAAAGCAAGTCAAGTATTTGATCATCTGTTTAGCCTTTGTTCACATCCTTTCCAGTCTCCTCACCTACAGTCTTGGAATCGCCAAGGTAACctcatttttttcccttcccgTAATTTTTGGTATGGAACTGATAAACAACAAATATTTAgcagaaaaataatttgaaagatGAGCGAGCtgattcaaagaaaataaagaaagaaagtgatATTTGGATAGGTATTCATTTAATGTTGGAAAAAGAGTAGCGTTGATGATCATCAGCAAATTACGTGTAGGGTAGATgtttaaatgaatttattgGGACGTGAGGAAGACTTTTGAGATAAGCTTCTTGACTAATCTTCAATAATCTTCTGGTTTAATAAGTCCCGTGACTCTTTCAAAACTTTCTAATAATTCAATAacttttgaagttttattCATTAAGTTTCTGAATTTGTAATATAAGTTCATAAGTGATGTTGTTCGTTGCAGATGAGGAGATGGCAGTACTGGGAAGCAAAAACCAGAACGTTGGAGTATCAATTTACAACCGGTAATACTTAatgatatcaatatcaatttaCAAAAATCTCAGAGCTGGTCCACCCCCCATTGACTATTGTGTTTTGTCTTGTTTCTATGTGggacaataattaattaataagatCCAAGAAGATTTCAATTTGCTCGTCAAACATCCTTTGGAAAGAGGCATCTAAAATTCTGGAGCGACCATCACATTCTTCGATGGCCGGTatccttgttcttcttttgattcaaTTAATCATCTTTCCTCCCACATAAAgttgttcatttctttcttgttcttgttgtgcGTGTTTGAACTGTAGGCCTGTTTTCTTAGACAATTTTATGAATCTGTCTCCGCAGCCGATTATCTCACTCTTAGACATGGTTTCATTGCGGTAGCTTCTTCCCTGAGTTTGTATTTGATATCAAGTAGCAGTGTTTGACTAATATTGCGTATTAAATCTCTGAAAATTGTTACAGGCCCATCTTGGGGAAGGAACCAACTTCGATTTCCAAAACTATATAACAAGAGCTCTAGATAATGACTTCAGCGTGGTTGTGGGGATCAGGTCGCATTTTTATTCAATCCATCTCTTCAAGTATCGTAGCCTCATTTGAATGAATCAAGCCTCTGACCCTTTATGTGAATGTTTACTTGTTGCAGTTGGTGGGTTTGGATTTTTTCTGTTATCTTCATATTCTTCAGTGCACATGGTAACAATCAAAGTCCTCTTTGTTACTTTCTCTTCCAAACAAGAAGCTAAAAAATTTAACGTGCAAGGTCCATTCAATTTGATACAGGGTTTCACAGCCATCTATGGCTTCCCTTTATTCCATTATTAGTAAGATTTTCTTATACCTTTTATACGCTGCTTTGAGCTGGAATGATAGTTTTGTGTAatcttcttttgaatttaCTTCTCAGATGCTTTTGTTGGTTGGGACAAAGCTACAAGGCATCATGACTGAGATGTGCTTAGACAGCCATGGGAAGTCCCATGTCGTCCGAGGAACTCTGCTCGTTAGGCCCAGTGACCAATATTTTTGGTTGGGCCGGCCTAAGTTGCTTCTGTATTTCATacacttcattttcttccagGCAATTCTTTGCAATAACCTTTTTCCAATGTTAAAACTGTTTACAAAAGCCGGATTCTGAGTTTTTGCTATCTTTGCAGAATTCTTTTCAATTAGCATTCTTTGCATGGGCATGGGTAAGTATGCAGGATACTTTGATTTTCTGCTAGATTGTTGTAGCATCAAAGCTAATTAATGAACTGGTGACTTAGCTGAAATTTGGGATGAGATCGTGCTTTCAAAGAGAGATTTCAGATTGGGTAATAGGAGTTGCGGTGGGTGTGCTGGTGCAGTTCATTTGTGGCTATGTCACTCTGCCTCTCTATGCTCTGGTGGCTCAGGCAAGTACTAAATTCCCCTGCTTTCACAGAATTGAAATGGGTGTTCATATACTAAACGTGGGTTATAATAATGGTGTTGAAAGATGGGGAGCTCGATGAAGAAAACGGTGTTCACGGAGGGGGTAGTTGAAGGGCTGAGGAAATGGAAAGGGAGAGCGAAGAAAAGGGTAGCTCGAAGAAGGCAAAGAGGGCGCCATGGCTGCGACTGCAACTTCCCGCATTCGTCGCCGCGTGCATCAGTTGACGCGGGGGTTGACTCGCCGCCTTCTTTCAGACTTGAGGCAGCGGCAATGGGAATGGCATCTGTGGATTGTGGTCGTTTACAAGGGGCGGGTGGGAACAATAAACATTATAATACTTGTTCGGATTCTGCTGCTCTTTCAAGttgtgatgatgatgataagcTAAAAGGCAAACGTCCAGTTGACGAGCCGGATCACAAGCCCAGCTCCTTCGATGCCTTTGACTGGGCTACCAAAATACACCGCAATTTTTCACGACATGCAATGTAGCACGTGctctatttcaatttaaatattacttttttttttctttctcctttttggGAACGTGCAGAAAGAAGGATAGAATTTGATTACTATatattgtattatatttttctatatatttgtacattttattaatattttgaataagtTTGGCCCTTCCATCAACATTTTTTCCAATattcaaatatcttaattttagtcgattaaataatatttaatgtacatattttgaattataatcaGCTTAGTTACGATTAGGTGCGGTACTTAAGAGTTTGATTAGGAAGggtattttgaattataatcaGCTTAATTACGATTAGGTGCGGTACTTAAGAGTTTGATTAGGAAGGGTAGCTAAGAGGGTGgcttaatcaatttttattgaaaataaaattaaaaacgaaCTTTCAAGGAAATTTATGAATTCTGTTGATGTCATTAATGACgtaagttattattattattttgaattaaccACCTctttaatttggttatttatGACAAATGGGAGAGGGTACATATAGTTACCCACCGAGTAGGGTGAAGAGAATAGAGATGTTCATAGGACGGGACGTAAAAGACTTCCTGTTTTCATCTCAGCCCCAAaggtaatattaaattatattcctTACTAAGTGGTTTTCCACATAAGCAGCTGGGCCTTCCGGAATTAACTTaacttctttaaaaaaacaattagcCCTTTAATCACAAAAGAACATTCTGCCACGTGAGATTTCCACAACCCCCCCACGTCATCCAACCACTTTTTCATTGTCACCCATATCTCAGCAAACCAAACCAAGAAACCCCACGTCAATTCCTCTCCTAATTTCCACGATTACAATAAATCCAACCACGTCACTATCATTTATAAAGTCCCATCCCATAGCCTTTGggttttatttcatttatttcatttatgtcacttttcatatttta includes these proteins:
- the LOC111803310 gene encoding MLO-like protein 12 — protein: MVSLERTPTWAVATVCFLLILISICTEYLLHFLVKRFLSMKRRKSLRRALDNIKSELMLLGFVSLLLTVSEKAIANICIPKSSNKIFLPCPTTNSATYFVEEPKCDSQAKASLISRDGAKQVKYLIICLAFVHILSSLLTYSLGIAKMRRWQYWEAKTRTLEYQFTTDPRRFQFARQTSFGKRHLKFWSDHHILRWPACFLRQFYESVSAADYLTLRHGFIAAHLGEGTNFDFQNYITRALDNDFSVVVGISWWVWIFSVIFIFFSAHGFHSHLWLPFIPLLMLLLVGTKLQGIMTEMCLDSHGKSHVVRGTLLVRPSDQYFWLGRPKLLLYFIHFIFFQNSFQLAFFAWAWLKFGMRSCFQREISDWVIGVAVGVLVQFICGYVTLPLYALVAQMGSSMKKTVFTEGVVEGLRKWKGRAKKRVARRRQRGRHGCDCNFPHSSPRASVDAGVDSPPSFRLEAAAMGMASVDCGRLQGAGGNNKHYNTCSDSAALSSCDDDDKLKGKRPVDEPDHKPSSFDAFDWATKIHRNFSRHAM